One genomic window of Arachis stenosperma cultivar V10309 chromosome 10, arast.V10309.gnm1.PFL2, whole genome shotgun sequence includes the following:
- the LOC130957504 gene encoding uncharacterized protein LOC130957504, which translates to MADNGGHQITQAKPLAQMAKLQAEVQRLAEMSTRNNVEKHEENGPKGPGKDNTDLLSVNLPKEKLTLDNPFSEKITNYQMPKNFILPSSLEPYKAIGDSRAHIRKFQSMMFFNGPNNEPVLCRAFPTYLDGAALFWFSKLPEGSISSFEELAKSFIDYFAVARIYVHGSDYLGTIRQGPQESLKDYMTRFLEATMEIPDLDPAVHLHALKAGLKPGKFRETIAVTKLKTLEEFQERAAGQMEIEKLREAKKVERRQPRRKESRTIRSTDHKDSRKPFKLTLKFDNYTRFNTKREKIIKKILNAKIIKPPARAGSYQDQRFIDRSKHCAFHQKYGHTTDKCVIAKDLLERLARQGLLDKYIEGRKHKENSRDREERQQTSGSKEDNKWSNNALPKGIINCIF; encoded by the coding sequence ATGGCCGATAATGGAGGTCACCAAATCACTCAGGCCAAGCCCCTGGCCCAGATGGCAAAACTGCAAGCTGAAGTCCAAAGACTCGCTGAGATGTCCACTCGAAACAACGTCGAAAAACACGAGGAGAACGGCCCCAAGGGCCCAGGCAAAGACAACACAGACCTACTGAGCGTCAACCTACCAAAGGAGAAGTTAACCTTGGACAACCCGTTCTCTGAGAAAATTACCAACTATCAGATGCCGAAAAATTTCATACTGCCATCTTCCCTTGAGCCGTATAAGGCGATTGGTGATTCCCGGGCTCACATTAGGAAATTCCAATCTATGATGTTCTTTAATGGCCCTAACAATGAACCCGTGCTTTGCAGGGCTTTTCCCACATACCTTGATGGAGCtgcattattttggttttcaaaaTTACCCGAAGGATCAATCTCTTCATTTGAGGAGTTGGCGAAGTCCTTCATCGACTACTTCGCGGTGGCACGAATATATGTGCACGGATCAGACTACCTAGGAACCATCCGCCAAGGTCCACAAGAAAGCCTAAAAGACTATATGACGAGATTTCTAGAGGCCACCATGGAGATACCAGACCTGGACCCTGCTGTCCACCTACACGCCCTCAAGGCCGGTCTCAAACCCGGGAAGTTCAGAGAAACAATCGCGGTAACAAAACTAAAAACATTAGAAGAATTTCAAGAAAGGGCGGCCGGACAAATGGAGATCGAGAAACTCCGTGAAGCCAAAAAAGTAGAAAGAAGGCAACCCAGAAGGAAGGAAAGCCGAACAATAAGGTCGACCGACCACAAAGACTCCAGGAAACCATTTAAGCTCACCCTAAAGTTCGACAATTACACCAGGTTCAACACAAAGAGGGAGAAGATAATcaaaaaaatactcaatgccAAAATTATAAAACCTCCGGCAAGAGCAGGAAGCTATCAAGACCAACGATTCATCGACAGAAGTAAACACTGCGCTTTCCATCAGAAGTACGGACATACAACCGACAAATGCGTCATAGCTAAAGATCTACTAGAAAGATTAGCTCGGCAAGGTCTTCTGGACAAATATATTGAAGGaagaaaacataaagaaaaCAGCCGAGACCGAGAAGAACGCCAACAGACCTCAGGAAGCAAGGAGGACAATAAATGGTCAAACAATGCACTACCAAAAGGCATTATAAATTGCATTTTTTGA
- the LOC130954379 gene encoding ylmG homolog protein 2, chloroplastic, protein MAVTMNVNESSSTTTTTATEIDEAKKAASFCSVRSWGNPQTPFALPFRRFGAPTSNASPNNHIINIPELRRFMSDAAHDLIRFASQNPVVNKLISLHSQFQSICLQIRRSSLKSMGSVSGSHNFAAVLPGGDSVAGLVVSNGILNFLNIYNTLLVVRLVLTWFPNSPPAIVSPLSTICDPYLNIFRGLIPPLGGTLDLSPILAFLVLNAFTNTAAALPAELPAAEQSEQRCAPPLQPSDVTTFAQKKWLRRLQGNNRSKSSDRVN, encoded by the exons ATGGCCGTGACTATGAATGTAAATGAGTCATCGTCAACGACAACGACTACTGCCACTGAGATAGACGAAGCTAAGAAGGCGGCGTCGTTTTGCTCGGTACGCAGTTGGGGAAATCCTCAAACGCCGTTTGCACTCCCATTCCGCCGTTTCGGAGCTCCAACCTCCAACGCCTCTCCGAACAATCACATCATCAACATTCCTGAATTGCGCAGGTTCATGAGCGATGCTGCGCATGACCTCATCAGATTCGCTTCTCAAAACCCCGTTGTCAACAAACTCATCTCTCTCCACTCCCAATTCCAGAGCATATGCCTTCAG ATTCGGCGTAGTAGCTTGAAGAGCATGGGGTCGGTGAGTGGTAGTCACAATTTCGCAGCTGTTTTACCTGGCGGTGACTCGGTGGCGGGTCTCGTGGTTTCTAACGGAATCCTGAATTTCTTGAACATTTACAATACTTTGCTCGTTGTTAGGCTTGTTTTGACCTGGTTCCCCAATTCTCCTCCTGCCATTGTTAGCCCTCTCAG CACCATATGTGACCCATATCTGAACATATTCCGTGGACTCATTCCCCCTCTTGGAGGAACACTGGATCTCTCTCCCATCCTAGCATTCTTGGTCCTAAATGCATTCACTAACACCGCTGCTGCACTCCCTGCTGAGCTTCCAGCCGCAGAACAATCTGAACAACGTTGTGCACCACCATTGCAGCCATCTGATGTTACTACTTTTGCACAAAAGAAATGGTTGAGACGACTTCAAGGGAACAACAGGTCAAAGAGCTCTGATCGTGTTAAttag
- the LOC130957505 gene encoding uncharacterized protein LOC130957505: MEVEGGAFRRGSRVSSYEKLAAIGLVVLAVASPLYIDSKPESESEEDEPINFAFWLPVLLFLLMLAIALSTLLDQSFTRFDRNWIHRVGGSSGGIILILTILFLVLKFKSSV, translated from the coding sequence ATGGAAGTTGAAGGAGGAGCATTCAGAAGGGGAAGCAGAGTTTCTTCATACGAGAAACTCGCCGCCATAGGGTTGGTGGTGCTAGCAGTGGCCTCTCCTCTTTACATAGACAGCAAGCCGGAGAGCGAATCGGAAGAAGATGAACCAATAAactttgctttttggttgcctgTGTTGCTCTTTCTGTTGATGTTAGCCATTGCTTTATCCACTCTCCTCGATCAGAGCTTCACAAGGTTTGATCGTAACTGGATTCACAGAGTTGGTGGCTCTTCTGGTGGTATTATTCTCATTCTCACTatcctttttcttgttttgaagTTTAAGTCTTCTGTGTAA
- the LOC130954753 gene encoding uncharacterized protein LOC130954753 has translation MANTIIITISSYFFATLLFLHAATASIHAQIKVTKNPADKLVAVINDNRTAHKASSLYDNPGLACIALQYIKAYQGDCGAVGGPDAKKPPESQFAEVFAPSCGVKVSSLGPITGRFLGCQTKYVHAPEAFSEILIRNQKSLDILYSKNHTQVGAAVTGTDGGSPYFWCVLFSSGKPNSTFTFEDGVAKISKPGCFSGANDECSGAHGWSPIRGMWLLATSILVALGIALPL, from the exons ATGGCCAACACAATTATCATCACCATCTCCTCCTATTTTTTCGCGACACTTCTCTTCCTTCATGCTGCCACTGCTTCCATTCACGCTCAAA TAAAAGTGACTAAAAACCCTGCGGACAAGTTGGTAGCTGTGATTAATGACAACAGAACTGCTCATAAGGCATCATCTTTATACGATAACCCAGGCCTGGCCTGCATTGCTTTACAATACATCAAGGCATACCAGGGAGACTGTGGTGCTGTGGGAGGACCTGATGCCAAGAAGCCTCCGGAATCTCAGTTTGCCGAAGTTTTTGCCCCAAGTTGTGGTGTTAAGGTATCAAGTCTTGGTCCCATAACCGGCCGGTTCCTAGGGTGTCAAACGAAGTATGTCCATGCACCTGAGGCATTCTCCGAAATCCTGATAAGAAACCAGAAAAGCTTAGACATACTTTATAGTAAGAATCACACTCAGGTTGGAGCTGCTGTTACAGGAACTGATGGAGGTTCTCCTTATTTCTGGTGTGTTCTGTTCAGCAGTGGCAAACCTAACAGCACCTTCACCTTTGAGGATGGTGTGGCTAAAATATCGAAGCCTGGTTGCTTTAGCGGTGCGAATGATGAGTGCAGTGGTGCCCATGGTTGGTCTCCAATAAGAGGGATGTGGCTACTTGCCACTTCAATTCTGGTTGCCTTGGGGATTGCTTTGCCATTATGA